The DNA sequence GCCGCCAATATACATCTTGACGGTGCGGTCGAGCGCGGTGGCGTCGCCGCCAAGGCCGGGTACGGGAGCCGGAACCGGCTCGCTTTCGGGCAAGGCCTTGGTCTTTTTCTGCCAGGACGGCACTAGATATTCGAGCATGCCTTCGCGGCCGCCCTCGCGGCCGAAACCGCTCTCCTTGTAGCCGCCAAACCCGGCTGAGGCATCAAACAGGTTGGTCGAGTTGATCCAGACTATGCCGGATTTGAGTGTGCGCGCGGCATCAAAGGCCTCGTCGAGATTTTGCGACCAGACCGATGCCGCCAGACCGTAGCGCGAATTGTTGGCGAGCTGGGCCGCTTCGCCCGGGGTACGGAAGGTCATCGAGGCCAGCACCGGTCCGAAGATCTCTTCCTGCGCCAGTGTCAAGGACGGCGCCACATCGGTAAACAGCGTCGGCGGGAAGAAGCAGCCATCGGCGTTCTCGATGGTCTTTGCCCAGCTCGGTTGCCACATCGTGGCGCCTTCGGCGATACCGGCCTCGACCTTGGCGGTGATCTCCCGCATCTGCACCGGGGCGACGACGGCGCCCATGTCCATAGACTTGTCGAGCGGATCGCCGACGCGCAGCTTTTCCATCCGGGCGCGCAGCTTGGCATGAAAGCGGTCGGCGATGCCTTCCTGAACGATAGCGCGGGAGCCTGCGCAGCAGACTTCGCCCTGATTGAACCAGATGGCGTCGACCACGCCTTCGACCGCCGCATCGATATCGGCATTTTCGAAGACGATGAAGGGCGATTTGCCGCCGAGCTCCAGCGACAGTTTCTTGCCCGAACCCGCTGTCTGGCGGCGAAGCAGGCGGCCAACGGCGGTGGAGCCGGTGAAGGCCAGTTTGGCGATATCGTCGTGCGCGGCCAGCGCCGCACCGGTGTCGCCGGCGCCGTTGACGAGATTGAACACGCCGGCGGGAAGCCCGGCCTCGGCGCAGATTTCAGCGAATGCCAGCGCGGTCAGCGGTGTGTGTTCGGCGGATTTGAGCACCACGGTGCAACCGGCAGCCAGGGCCGGCGCGACTTTCCATGACAGCATCAGCAGCGGGAAATTCCACGGGATGATCTGGCCGCAGACACCGACTGCCTCGTAGCCGGGAAATTCGCTGTCGCGCAATTCGGCCCAGCCGGCGTGATGATAGAAATGCCGTGCCACCAGCGGAATGTCGATGTCGCGGGTTTCGCGGATGGTCTTGCCATTATCCAGCGTTTCGAGGACCGCCAGAAAGCGCGCGTGCTTTTGCAC is a window from the Hoeflea sp. IMCC20628 genome containing:
- a CDS encoding aldehyde dehydrogenase family protein, with protein sequence MNKIRDILNTMDYGPAPEDSKDVRAWLASHEAGFGHFIGGAFTKPKGETFEVHNPANSEKLADVAIADAKDVDKAVGEASKALKKWQALSGNQRARHIYALARHVQKHARFLAVLETLDNGKTIRETRDIDIPLVARHFYHHAGWAELRDSEFPGYEAVGVCGQIIPWNFPLLMLSWKVAPALAAGCTVVLKSAEHTPLTALAFAEICAEAGLPAGVFNLVNGAGDTGAALAAHDDIAKLAFTGSTAVGRLLRRQTAGSGKKLSLELGGKSPFIVFENADIDAAVEGVVDAIWFNQGEVCCAGSRAIVQEGIADRFHAKLRARMEKLRVGDPLDKSMDMGAVVAPVQMREITAKVEAGIAEGATMWQPSWAKTIENADGCFFPPTLFTDVAPSLTLAQEEIFGPVLASMTFRTPGEAAQLANNSRYGLAASVWSQNLDEAFDAARTLKSGIVWINSTNLFDASAGFGGYKESGFGREGGREGMLEYLVPSWQKKTKALPESEPVPAPVPGLGGDATALDRTVKMYIGGKQARPDSGYSYPVTGKSGKHLAEVGLGNRKDIRNAVEAAHKASGWSGMTGHARAQVLYFLAENLELRAAEFAARLADAGASSSAAKHEVEASVARIMYYAAWADKYDGAVRAPDKRMLTLALNEPLDVMGLSCPDEAPLLGFVSLVMPAIAMGNRVVVTPSPRQPLAACDFYQVLDTSDVPGGVVNIVTGDRDTLADTMAKHDDIAALWYFGGASGTELVERESAGNLKAVWANNGKARDWFDATQGQGEEFLFRAVRIKTIWTPFGV